From the genome of Diceros bicornis minor isolate mBicDic1 unplaced genomic scaffold, mDicBic1.mat.cur scaffold_67_ctg1, whole genome shotgun sequence, one region includes:
- the MBD3 gene encoding methyl-CpG-binding domain protein 3 isoform X1, whose amino-acid sequence MPVLHHIAVNISVPSGKKFRSKPQLARYLGGSMDLSTFDFRTGKMLMGKMNKSRQRVRYDSSSQVKGKPDLNTALPVRQTASIFKQPVTKITNHPSNKVKSDPQKAVEQPRQLFWEKKLSGLNAFDIAEELVQTMDLPKGLQGVGPGCTDETLLSAIASALHTSTMPITGQLSAAVEKNPGVWLNTAQPLCKAFMVTDEDISRRSWCSRSASGWRRRWWPTCWRTWRSWPGTARRRWTRWAPRTTRRTRTRMRRSLTRTRRWSASRAEAPPSVAARRLGPRRVRTRLGARPGGRGPLFALPRRVPSPGRRGAWGHGWRTAPAQRTPRLLFSKGPGSPSARLQEAPPRGHRSPWTRGTVPLTLAPWPPP is encoded by the exons ATGCCTGTTCTGCACCACATTGCTGTGAACATTTCGGT CCCGAGTGGGAAGAAGTTCCGGAGCAAGCCCCAGCTGGCGCGGTACCTGGGGGGCTCCATGGACCTGAGCACCTTCGACTTCCGCACGGGCAAGATGCTGATGGGCAAGATGAACAAGAGCCGGCAGCGCGTCCGCTACGACTCCTCCAGCCAGGTCAAG GGCAAGCCCGACCTGAACACGGCCCTCCCCGTCAGGCAGACGGCGTCCATCTTCAAGCAGCCAGTGACCAAGATCACCAACCACCCCAGCAACAAGGTGAAGAGTGACCCCCAGAAGGCAGTGGAGCAGCCCCGGCAG CTCTTCTGGGAGAAGAAACTGAGCGGCCTGAATGCCTTCGACATCGCCGAGGAGCTCGTGCAGACCATGGACCTCCCCAAGGGCTTGCAAG GTGTGGGACCTGGCTGCACGGATGAGACCCTGCTCTCGGCCATTGCCAGCGCCCTGCACACCAGCACCATGCCCATCACCGGGCAGCTCTCGGCTGCCGTGGAGAAGAACCCCGGCGTGTGGCTCAACACGGCCCAGCCGCTCTGCAAGGCCTTCATGGTGACCGACGAGGACATCAG CAGGAGGAGCTGGTGCAGCAGGTCCGCAAGCGGCTGGAGGAGGCGCTGGTGGCCGACATGCTGGCGCACGTGGAGGAGCTGGCCCGGGACGGCGAGGCGCCGCTGGACAAGGTGGGCGCCGAGGACGACGAGGAGGACGAGGACGAGGATGAGGAGGAGCCTGACCAGGACCCGGAGATGGAGCGCGTCTAGAGCAG AGGCCCCACCGTCTGTGGCCGCCCGCAGACTCGGCCCTCGGCGCGTCAGGACCAGGCTCGGTGCCCGGCCGGGAGGAAGGGGGCCTCTCTTCGCCCTTCCCAGGCGTGTCCCCTCTCCGGGCCGCAGGGGCGCCTGGGGGCACGGCTGGAGGACGGCCCCCGCCCAACGGACCCCACGTTTGCTCTTCTCTAAAGGGCCCGGATCCCCGAGTGCCCGTCTGCAGGAGGCCCCTCCTCGGGGTCACCGCTCCCCCTGGACTCGGGGCACCGTGCCCCTGACCTTGGCCCCGTGGCCGCCACCCTGA
- the MBD3 gene encoding methyl-CpG-binding domain protein 3 isoform X3 gives MDLSTFDFRTGKMLMGKMNKSRQRVRYDSSSQVKGKPDLNTALPVRQTASIFKQPVTKITNHPSNKVKSDPQKAVEQPRQLFWEKKLSGLNAFDIAEELVQTMDLPKGLQGVGPGCTDETLLSAIASALHTSTMPITGQLSAAVEKNPGVWLNTAQPLCKAFMVTDEDISRRSWCSRSASGWRRRWWPTCWRTWRSWPGTARRRWTRWAPRTTRRTRTRMRRSLTRTRRWSASRAEAPPSVAARRLGPRRVRTRLGARPGGRGPLFALPRRVPSPGRRGAWGHGWRTAPAQRTPRLLFSKGPGSPSARLQEAPPRGHRSPWTRGTVPLTLAPWPPP, from the exons ATGGACCTGAGCACCTTCGACTTCCGCACGGGCAAGATGCTGATGGGCAAGATGAACAAGAGCCGGCAGCGCGTCCGCTACGACTCCTCCAGCCAGGTCAAG GGCAAGCCCGACCTGAACACGGCCCTCCCCGTCAGGCAGACGGCGTCCATCTTCAAGCAGCCAGTGACCAAGATCACCAACCACCCCAGCAACAAGGTGAAGAGTGACCCCCAGAAGGCAGTGGAGCAGCCCCGGCAG CTCTTCTGGGAGAAGAAACTGAGCGGCCTGAATGCCTTCGACATCGCCGAGGAGCTCGTGCAGACCATGGACCTCCCCAAGGGCTTGCAAG GTGTGGGACCTGGCTGCACGGATGAGACCCTGCTCTCGGCCATTGCCAGCGCCCTGCACACCAGCACCATGCCCATCACCGGGCAGCTCTCGGCTGCCGTGGAGAAGAACCCCGGCGTGTGGCTCAACACGGCCCAGCCGCTCTGCAAGGCCTTCATGGTGACCGACGAGGACATCAG CAGGAGGAGCTGGTGCAGCAGGTCCGCAAGCGGCTGGAGGAGGCGCTGGTGGCCGACATGCTGGCGCACGTGGAGGAGCTGGCCCGGGACGGCGAGGCGCCGCTGGACAAGGTGGGCGCCGAGGACGACGAGGAGGACGAGGACGAGGATGAGGAGGAGCCTGACCAGGACCCGGAGATGGAGCGCGTCTAGAGCAG AGGCCCCACCGTCTGTGGCCGCCCGCAGACTCGGCCCTCGGCGCGTCAGGACCAGGCTCGGTGCCCGGCCGGGAGGAAGGGGGCCTCTCTTCGCCCTTCCCAGGCGTGTCCCCTCTCCGGGCCGCAGGGGCGCCTGGGGGCACGGCTGGAGGACGGCCCCCGCCCAACGGACCCCACGTTTGCTCTTCTCTAAAGGGCCCGGATCCCCGAGTGCCCGTCTGCAGGAGGCCCCTCCTCGGGGTCACCGCTCCCCCTGGACTCGGGGCACCGTGCCCCTGACCTTGGCCCCGTGGCCGCCACCCTGA
- the MBD3 gene encoding methyl-CpG-binding domain protein 3 isoform X2 produces MERKSPSGKKFRSKPQLARYLGGSMDLSTFDFRTGKMLMGKMNKSRQRVRYDSSSQVKGKPDLNTALPVRQTASIFKQPVTKITNHPSNKVKSDPQKAVEQPRQLFWEKKLSGLNAFDIAEELVQTMDLPKGLQGVGPGCTDETLLSAIASALHTSTMPITGQLSAAVEKNPGVWLNTAQPLCKAFMVTDEDISRRSWCSRSASGWRRRWWPTCWRTWRSWPGTARRRWTRWAPRTTRRTRTRMRRSLTRTRRWSASRAEAPPSVAARRLGPRRVRTRLGARPGGRGPLFALPRRVPSPGRRGAWGHGWRTAPAQRTPRLLFSKGPGSPSARLQEAPPRGHRSPWTRGTVPLTLAPWPPP; encoded by the exons CCCGAGTGGGAAGAAGTTCCGGAGCAAGCCCCAGCTGGCGCGGTACCTGGGGGGCTCCATGGACCTGAGCACCTTCGACTTCCGCACGGGCAAGATGCTGATGGGCAAGATGAACAAGAGCCGGCAGCGCGTCCGCTACGACTCCTCCAGCCAGGTCAAG GGCAAGCCCGACCTGAACACGGCCCTCCCCGTCAGGCAGACGGCGTCCATCTTCAAGCAGCCAGTGACCAAGATCACCAACCACCCCAGCAACAAGGTGAAGAGTGACCCCCAGAAGGCAGTGGAGCAGCCCCGGCAG CTCTTCTGGGAGAAGAAACTGAGCGGCCTGAATGCCTTCGACATCGCCGAGGAGCTCGTGCAGACCATGGACCTCCCCAAGGGCTTGCAAG GTGTGGGACCTGGCTGCACGGATGAGACCCTGCTCTCGGCCATTGCCAGCGCCCTGCACACCAGCACCATGCCCATCACCGGGCAGCTCTCGGCTGCCGTGGAGAAGAACCCCGGCGTGTGGCTCAACACGGCCCAGCCGCTCTGCAAGGCCTTCATGGTGACCGACGAGGACATCAG CAGGAGGAGCTGGTGCAGCAGGTCCGCAAGCGGCTGGAGGAGGCGCTGGTGGCCGACATGCTGGCGCACGTGGAGGAGCTGGCCCGGGACGGCGAGGCGCCGCTGGACAAGGTGGGCGCCGAGGACGACGAGGAGGACGAGGACGAGGATGAGGAGGAGCCTGACCAGGACCCGGAGATGGAGCGCGTCTAGAGCAG AGGCCCCACCGTCTGTGGCCGCCCGCAGACTCGGCCCTCGGCGCGTCAGGACCAGGCTCGGTGCCCGGCCGGGAGGAAGGGGGCCTCTCTTCGCCCTTCCCAGGCGTGTCCCCTCTCCGGGCCGCAGGGGCGCCTGGGGGCACGGCTGGAGGACGGCCCCCGCCCAACGGACCCCACGTTTGCTCTTCTCTAAAGGGCCCGGATCCCCGAGTGCCCGTCTGCAGGAGGCCCCTCCTCGGGGTCACCGCTCCCCCTGGACTCGGGGCACCGTGCCCCTGACCTTGGCCCCGTGGCCGCCACCCTGA
- the MBD3 gene encoding methyl-CpG-binding domain protein 3 isoform X5, with the protein MERKSPSGKKFRSKPQLARYLGGSMDLSTFDFRTGKMLMGKMNKSRQRVRYDSSSQVKGKPDLNTALPVRQTASIFKQPVTKITNHPSNKVKSDPQKAVEQPRQLFWEKKLSGLNAFDIAEELVQTMDLPKGLQGVGPGCTDETLLSAIASALHTSTMPITGQLSAAVEKNPGVWLNTAQPLCKAFMVTDEDIRKQEELVQQVRKRLEEALVADMLAHVEELARDGEAPLDKVGAEDDEEDEDEDEEEPDQDPEMERV; encoded by the exons CCCGAGTGGGAAGAAGTTCCGGAGCAAGCCCCAGCTGGCGCGGTACCTGGGGGGCTCCATGGACCTGAGCACCTTCGACTTCCGCACGGGCAAGATGCTGATGGGCAAGATGAACAAGAGCCGGCAGCGCGTCCGCTACGACTCCTCCAGCCAGGTCAAG GGCAAGCCCGACCTGAACACGGCCCTCCCCGTCAGGCAGACGGCGTCCATCTTCAAGCAGCCAGTGACCAAGATCACCAACCACCCCAGCAACAAGGTGAAGAGTGACCCCCAGAAGGCAGTGGAGCAGCCCCGGCAG CTCTTCTGGGAGAAGAAACTGAGCGGCCTGAATGCCTTCGACATCGCCGAGGAGCTCGTGCAGACCATGGACCTCCCCAAGGGCTTGCAAG GTGTGGGACCTGGCTGCACGGATGAGACCCTGCTCTCGGCCATTGCCAGCGCCCTGCACACCAGCACCATGCCCATCACCGGGCAGCTCTCGGCTGCCGTGGAGAAGAACCCCGGCGTGTGGCTCAACACGGCCCAGCCGCTCTGCAAGGCCTTCATGGTGACCGACGAGGACATCAG GAAGCAGGAGGAGCTGGTGCAGCAGGTCCGCAAGCGGCTGGAGGAGGCGCTGGTGGCCGACATGCTGGCGCACGTGGAGGAGCTGGCCCGGGACGGCGAGGCGCCGCTGGACAAGGTGGGCGCCGAGGACGACGAGGAGGACGAGGACGAGGATGAGGAGGAGCCTGACCAGGACCCGGAGATGGAGCGCGTCTAG